Below is a genomic region from Ostrea edulis chromosome 10, xbOstEdul1.1, whole genome shotgun sequence.
GAAGACAGAGATGTTGAGGTAAACTTAGTTAAGAAGAGAAGTCCAAGCAGGACAAGGAATGATTCTTCATCTAGTCATGATGCTAAGGAAAAGAGGAAAGACGAGAAAGTTTCAAATCTCTCTCCACCTCGCCAAGAACCGCGTATATTGGAACCAGCGCAACCAGTTTTGATTAATCCATACGATAATCCAAAATTGAATGTTGATAATATCAGTAAGTATTTCGATGATTTAATGGAGTGGAATTATAGCCATCGGTGCCTCATCTGtgacaaaacatttgaaaatctAACAAAATGGACGGaacatattttggacactaagCATGGTCGAGAGTTTCATCTTGATCCATACCGATGTCCACCCTGTCATGAAATGTTTCGGAGCAAGCAGGAGTGGAAAATGCACATGGCGTATGCTCCTTCTCATGGCTTTATGGGAAGTATAAACATGCCGAAACCATGCACGGTTTTACCACCATCACCGGCTTTTCCGGTTCAACATGGTTGGAGATGTAAAGGCTGCTATATTATATCACAGACAGATGAGGACGCCATGCGCCACATCAAGTATGTGCATCTTATTCACTCAGCTCAGTATCCTTGCCCATTGTGTGGAGAGCCTTTCTGGCATCAACGGGATCTAGACCGCCACGCTGATGATGTTCATGCTCCACCTAAATATCATTGTGATATTTGTCAGCGGGCATTTGAATCGAGTGAAAAGCTTCAAACTCATCGCTTGATAAAACACTCCAAAAAAATTACGTGCTACAGATGTGAAAAACAGATTGATGAACTAATTTTTAAGGAACATTGTGAAATGCACAAATTAGAAATGCGTAAATGTGACTACTGTGGAGATGTTTTCAAAGATAGTTATCATTTGGATAAACACATAAGAAATGACCACAAGAAACGCCATCGCTATCGTTCTTCTTCAAGATCCCCAGATCGTCGATCATCTCGGCGAAGATCTCGTAGAAGTTCATCAAGGTCAAGAAGAAGTTCTTCCAAATCTCGAAAAAGTTCAACCAGAGATGAACAACGTAAAAAGGAGAAGTCGGTCCCTGACGATTCTCCTACCAGAAAGGAAGTAGAGAGGCAAACAAGCAAAGAAATTGAGAGGTCCAGATCTCAAGATGATTCGAGCATTCCATCAAGTAGCGGCGCTACTCCCACAAGGGATGAAGAGGAGGATATATATCCACCTGGAGACGAGAACTACAGACAATCATCGCCAAAACAAAATATCGACATTAAAGAAGCAGCGCCTGTTGAAGATGAAAACACAAGTCGAGATGAGGGACACTCTTCATCTCGATCTCCACTCGGAAGGCGCGATTCAAGAGATGATCATCACCGTTCAAGACAAAGGGACAGGTCAAACGATTATCACAGATCTCGATCAAGATCCCATGATGCTCGAGATCGTAGGTCATCTCGTAGTGAGAAAGGCGGATCACGTGATAAATCCTCGTCTCGGCGATACCACAACGACAAGAGAAGTCGATCCCGATCTCGAGAAAAAGAGTACGACAGGAAACGAAGATCGATGTCTAATGACAATGACCGTGATTATGGCAGCCATTGTAAAGATCGTGGATACGTTGATTCGGTAGACAAGTATGCGAAAGATGAGTCGGGAAATATGGAACATGATAGACTTAACAACAGCTCGTCAAATGCACAGGACAGTCCCTCTAATGATGTTGATGGAGATGATGACGAAACCGAATGGGAAAGGAAAATCAGTGCGAAGATGATTGTTAAAGATGAGATATGGGATAAAGAAGAAGACGACAAATCTAATGACGTGTCGTATGAAACGGTTCAAAAAGACCTGCCAATATTTGACATTCCAATGGAAGAGGACATTAAAAAATCGTCATCCGAAAATCCAATAGAAAACGCGACGTGGGTTGTGGAGAAACCgcttgatgaaaataaagacttGAAGTCTGAACATGAAGGTGACGAGGAAGAAAAGAAGCAGTTTGTATGTAAAGAATGCGGAAAGTCATTGGGATCATTGATGCAACTGCGTGATCATTTCACGGTGAAGCACAAGAAAGGTTACAACCTGCGAAACAAAAGAATTTCTAGCTCTGAGGTCAAAAAAAGTCAACCAGTCCTACCAAAGGAACCGAAACTGTCAGAGGAACAAAAGGAAATTGCCAAACTCATTGAGGGGATAGAATGATCACTTAATCAATATGTGCATATAATCAATTATGGTTATACAGTCAGAATTCGATTTCAGTTCTAAATGTTCATCTCATTATGGACTTTAAACAAGAACCCTTAGAGTTAATACCTGTCTACCAA
It encodes:
- the LOC125665870 gene encoding uncharacterized protein LOC125665870, which codes for MAWKSSSIVSYPDSDDDNDPLHYIKKSRPKQDNVQYTPVYKNKVGKIAGHPRDPRLESRNRDPRLQPKTNESRDPRLHSRNVENREFRALPQTDEASIHYEPVYNRKVRDIGREIDHASRANSYESAGARWKQYKSEKAAEISKPDKYQSAESGWKKLKSENKWNTSHWTRASDSSDDEDKYNRKTPKSKIDIYSNSQEMEEACTEEKPRGNDFWWKYKDDDPVTDSSLLEHAPKSEEKNDDLFDDILSGNLAESKKSTEKTDDFNDDFLYEDVLMQSRKVLEEGKAFLGETVNEKCDRGKDHYPIFHEGSFDKSRNAHDSVSSQNFRSEDHMLTEKRFNDCPQYHAEPDDKTENHLYKHVDHEFEDNGETWARSITVEKKDDSNWSDESLSPIRRDEQSEDRDVEVNLVKKRSPSRTRNDSSSSHDAKEKRKDEKVSNLSPPRQEPRILEPAQPVLINPYDNPKLNVDNISKYFDDLMEWNYSHRCLICDKTFENLTKWTEHILDTKHGREFHLDPYRCPPCHEMFRSKQEWKMHMAYAPSHGFMGSINMPKPCTVLPPSPAFPVQHGWRCKGCYIISQTDEDAMRHIKYVHLIHSAQYPCPLCGEPFWHQRDLDRHADDVHAPPKYHCDICQRAFESSEKLQTHRLIKHSKKITCYRCEKQIDELIFKEHCEMHKLEMRKCDYCGDVFKDSYHLDKHIRNDHKKRHRYRSSSRSPDRRSSRRRSRRSSSRSRRSSSKSRKSSTRDEQRKKEKSVPDDSPTRKEVERQTSKEIERSRSQDDSSIPSSSGATPTRDEEEDIYPPGDENYRQSSPKQNIDIKEAAPVEDENTSRDEGHSSSRSPLGRRDSRDDHHRSRQRDRSNDYHRSRSRSHDARDRRSSRSEKGGSRDKSSSRRYHNDKRSRSRSREKEYDRKRRSMSNDNDRDYGSHCKDRGYVDSVDKYAKDESGNMEHDRLNNSSSNAQDSPSNDVDGDDDETEWERKISAKMIVKDEIWDKEEDDKSNDVSYETVQKDLPIFDIPMEEDIKKSSSENPIENATWVVEKPLDENKDLKSEHEGDEEEKKQFVCKECGKSLGSLMQLRDHFTVKHKKGYNLRNKRISSSEVKKSQPVLPKEPKLSEEQKEIAKLIEGIE